One segment of Cynocephalus volans isolate mCynVol1 chromosome 8, mCynVol1.pri, whole genome shotgun sequence DNA contains the following:
- the PTP4A2 gene encoding protein tyrosine phosphatase type IVA 2 has product MNRPAPVEISYENMRFLITHNPTNATLNKFTEELKKYGVTTLVRVCDATYDKAPVEKEGIHVLDWPFDDGAPPPNQIVDDWLNLLKTKFREEPGCCVAVHCVAGLGRAPVLVALALIECGMKYEDAVQFIRQKRRGAFNSKQLLYLEKYRPKMRLRFRDTNGHCCVQ; this is encoded by the exons ATGAACCGTCCAGCCCCTGTGGAGATCTCCTATGAGAACATGCGTTTTCTGATAACTCACAACCCTACCAATGCTACTCTCAACAAGTTCACAGAG gaacTTAAGAAGTATGGAGTGACAACTTTGGTTCGAGTTTGTGATGCTACATATGATAAAGCTCCAGTTGAAAAAGAAGGAATCCATGTTCTA GATTGGCCATTTGATGATGGAGCTCCACCCCCTAATCAGATAGTAGATGATTGGCTAAACCTGTTAAAAACCAAATTTCGTGAAGAGCCAGGTTGCTGTGTTGCAGTGCATTGTGTTGCAGGATTGGGAAG GGCACCTGTGCTGGTTGCACTTGCTTTGATCGAATGTGGAATGAAGTACGAAGATGCAGTTCAGTTTATAAGACA aaaaagaaggggaGCATTCAATTCCAAACAGCTGCTTTATTTGGAGAAATACCGACCTAAGATGCGATTACGCTTCAGAGATACCAATGGGCATTGCTGTGTtcagtag